Genomic DNA from Alkalihalobacterium alkalinitrilicum:
CCCCCTCAAGAATTACTAGATATGGTGGCTACAATGTTAGAACATGTCGGGCTCATTATTGATCAAAAAATATAGAGTAGATAGGCTGACAGTACTAACTTGACTTAGTACTGTCGTTCCTTTTTGTGTTGCTGTTCACGTTTAGGCTCACTATTTAGTCTACTTAAATTCAATCATGAATAAATGTTTCTACTCACTCGATGAAGGTACCTTGCTATTAATCACGGACTAAGAATCGCAAATCCACATGCCTATTAAGTAGGAAAGGTACCTATAATCATTTTCCTTCTATCACCCTTATGGCTTTAAGTTCAAAATAAGACATGGAACATCACGTACCAGTCTGCAACGTGCTTTCCGTCTTTTTTAATTTTTCATACTCATTTAACAGTTGGTCTAGCTCTTGACTGCATTGGATTGTCTGAGGTGAGGAAAATCCAAAAGTCATTGAAAGTTTTAACATTTCCTGTCTTTTAGATTCTATTTCTTTGGTTAACATGTTTAACTCCTCCATTTGACCGCATCTCCATTGTTAGGAATTCTCTACTAAGTATATTTAACCATATTTTAACTATATTAGGTGTGAAGTTCATCATACTGTAACTTATTAGTGTATTAAATTGTTGTAAACGTCGTAAATTCTCCATAATCGAAAGCCATTTTACTATAACGAAAACGCTAAAATAATAGTAATAACAACGGAAACGTAGAGGAGGTTGAAAGTTGAAAGAAACGAAATGGTTCAACATAGATGCAACTCAAGTCGTTAGGCAGCTGGAGACGGATACTAAAAAGGGCTTTCAGTTCAGGAATCGTCTGCCCGTCAAGAACAGTATGGGAAAAATGAGCTTCCAATTGGGAAGGTTGAACCGAAATGGAAGAAGTTTTTTAAACATTTTCATGATGTGCTCATTTATGTTTTACTTGCCGCAGTACTGATTACGTTTGTATTAGGTCATTACATTGATACGGCGGTTATTTTACTTGTTGCGGTTATTAATGCTGTGATTGGCTATGTACAAGAAAATAAAGCCGAGAAAGCACTCAATGGAATACGAAATATGTTGTCCTTGAAAGCAAAAGTCATTCGCGGGGGGCATCGTACGGAAATTCCTTCAAAAGATCTCGTTCCTGGTGATATGGTCTTGTTAAGTGCAGGAGATAAAGTGCCAGCGGATATCCGCGTGATCCGAGCAGATAATTTAAAAGTGGAAGAATCACCGTTGACAGGCGAATCAGTATCGGTTGAGAAAAAATCAGGTGTATGCCTGAAGATACCGTTCTCGGTGACCGTATAAATATGGTGTTTTCTGGGACGTCGATTGCATCGGGTTCGGGCTTGGGTGTTGTCGTTGCGATCGGTGAAGAAACGGAAATCGGAAAGATTAACACATCGATGGCTCAAGTGGAAGAAATTCAAACACCACTTTTAAAACAAACCGCAAAGTTCGGTAAAATGATTTCTGTCGTGATTCTGTTCGGCGCGGCGGCGATGTTTGTATTTGGTTATGTGTTTCATGATTATGAGGCAGCCGAGCTTTTACTTGCGGTGATTGGTTTAGCTGTTGCGGCAATTCCAGAAGGCTTGCCCGCAATCTTATCGATTATTTTAGCGTTAGGTGTGCAAACGATGGCGAATAACAATGCCATTGTACGAAATTTACCGTCCGTCGAAACGTTAGGGGCTGTATCGGTGATTTGTTCGGATAAAACAGGGACACTGACGAAAAATGAAATGACGGTCACTTCTTTAATTTTACGTGATCATGAATTTGATATTACAGGAACAGGTTATGCTCCTGAAGGACAGATCATCCTTGATGGTGTTGAAGCCGATGTGAAGGCTGATACGGCATTGAACCATTTCTTAACATGTGTGAAAACCGTCAATGAAGCGAGTTTGTATAAGGATGAAGAAGGTCAATGGGTCATGAACGGGGAACCGACGGAAAGCTGTTTAGTAACACTAGTCGAAAAAGCGAATGAACCGATTGAGCGTCTCGAACTGTTGGCGAAAATTCCGTTTGATTCTGCCTATAAGTATATGGCGGGATTAGTTGAATTCAATGGGGAGCGACTGATTTATGTCAAAGGAGCCCCCGATCGACTTTTTGAAATGGCGGGGTTAGAAATAGGTTCGGAGGAAAGAGCGTACTGGGAAAAGAAGATGTCACAACATGCTTCTATGGGAAAAAGAATGATTGGAGCGGCGATGAAAAAAGTCGGTTCTGATGTGACGACGATTGACCATGAGGATGTGCAGTCAGGTCTAACGTTGCTTGGATTAGCTGGCATTATTGATCCACCGCGGGAAGAAGCAATTGTCTCGGTGAAGGAATGTAAACGAGCAGGAATCGTTGTGAAGATGATTACAGGTGACCATAAAGACACGGCCATTGCGATAGGAAAAGAATTAGGCATTGGAGATGGAACACGAGCGATCGAAGGACGGGAACTTGACGCGATGACACCAGAAGAACTAATGCAAGCTGCAATTGAATATGACGTTTTTGCTCGGACGAGTCCAGAAAATAAGCTGCAACTCGTACAAGCCTTGCAAGAACACGGACATATTTGTGCGATGACAGGGGACGGGGGAAATGATGCGCCTGCGTTAAAACGGGCTGATATTGGGGTCGCAATGGGAATTAAAGGAACTGAAGTGTCTAAAGATGCGTCGCAAATGGTGCTTGTTGATGATAATTTTAACACGATTGTTAGTGCCGTCCGTGAAGGGCGCCGTGTTTATGATAATTTGAAAAAGACGATTTTGTTTATTTTACCGACGAATGGTGCCGAGGCGTTTCTTATTTTCGCGAGTATTTTGTTTGGAACGATGATGCCGCTAACGCCTGTGCAAATTCTTTGGGTTAACATGATTACCGCTGTGACAATTTCGCTGGCGATCGCGTTTGAGAAACTTGAAAAAGGAACGATGGATCGGCCACCTCGTGAACCTGAGACTAAGTTGTTGAGCGGATATTATATTTTCCGAATCGTGTTTGTCTCTCTTTTGATCGGTGGCGGAATTTTAGCAATGAATGCCGATTTAATCCAAAACGGATATGATCAGGCTGTAGTAAATACGGTGACGCTTCAAGTGTTAGTTCTTGCTCAGTTGTTCCATTTGTTTAACTGTCGAAGTGAACGCAATTTCGCATTAACGAAAGACTTTTTTACGAATAAAACCGCGTTTCTCGTCTCAGGGCTGCTCATCTTGATTCAGCTTGGCGTTACGTACCTACCGGTTATGAATACGATTTTAGGAACGGTACCGATCAGTGCAGAATATTGGATCATTCCGATTGCGATCGGACTTGTTGTTTTTA
This window encodes:
- a CDS encoding HAD-IC family P-type ATPase, with the translated sequence MPEDTVLGDRINMVFSGTSIASGSGLGVVVAIGEETEIGKINTSMAQVEEIQTPLLKQTAKFGKMISVVILFGAAAMFVFGYVFHDYEAAELLLAVIGLAVAAIPEGLPAILSIILALGVQTMANNNAIVRNLPSVETLGAVSVICSDKTGTLTKNEMTVTSLILRDHEFDITGTGYAPEGQIILDGVEADVKADTALNHFLTCVKTVNEASLYKDEEGQWVMNGEPTESCLVTLVEKANEPIERLELLAKIPFDSAYKYMAGLVEFNGERLIYVKGAPDRLFEMAGLEIGSEERAYWEKKMSQHASMGKRMIGAAMKKVGSDVTTIDHEDVQSGLTLLGLAGIIDPPREEAIVSVKECKRAGIVVKMITGDHKDTAIAIGKELGIGDGTRAIEGRELDAMTPEELMQAAIEYDVFARTSPENKLQLVQALQEHGHICAMTGDGGNDAPALKRADIGVAMGIKGTEVSKDASQMVLVDDNFNTIVSAVREGRRVYDNLKKTILFILPTNGAEAFLIFASILFGTMMPLTPVQILWVNMITAVTISLAIAFEKLEKGTMDRPPREPETKLLSGYYIFRIVFVSLLIGGGILAMNADLIQNGYDQAVVNTVTLQVLVLAQLFHLFNCRSERNFALTKDFFTNKTAFLVSGLLILIQLGVTYLPVMNTILGTVPISAEYWIIPIAIGLVVFIIVEIEKWVTRKVIGYRSKR
- a CDS encoding Spo0E family sporulation regulatory protein-aspartic acid phosphatase; this encodes MEELNMLTKEIESKRQEMLKLSMTFGFSSPQTIQCSQELDQLLNEYEKLKKTESTLQTGT
- a CDS encoding HAD-IC family P-type ATPase gives rise to the protein MLIYVLLAAVLITFVLGHYIDTAVILLVAVINAVIGYVQENKAEKALNGIRNMLSLKAKVIRGGHRTEIPSKDLVPGDMVLLSAGDKVPADIRVIRADNLKVEESPLTGESVSVEKKSGVCLKIPFSVTV